A region from the Phycisphaerales bacterium genome encodes:
- a CDS encoding YcfL family protein: MNQVTSGAVGLAGKLGVLALVAMGCVMLGACRGEPIYPPAARVDPTIHQGYPAVTVEPALQKYVVVAEPVVQGEDVKTVTVPVRLINKHNYPINIQYKFTFTDKDGAPLRTQPGWVYIVLEPGMRRDLTGTALDNTAENWQLEIRSARGAG, translated from the coding sequence ATGAACCAGGTGACGAGCGGGGCGGTTGGACTGGCGGGCAAGTTGGGAGTGTTGGCGTTGGTGGCGATGGGGTGCGTGATGCTCGGCGCGTGCCGAGGGGAGCCGATCTATCCGCCGGCGGCCCGCGTGGATCCGACCATCCACCAGGGGTATCCGGCGGTGACGGTGGAGCCGGCGCTGCAGAAGTATGTTGTCGTGGCCGAGCCTGTGGTGCAGGGCGAGGACGTGAAGACGGTGACGGTGCCTGTGCGTCTGATCAACAAGCACAACTATCCGATTAACATTCAGTACAAGTTCACGTTCACGGACAAGGACGGCGCCCCGCTGCGGACGCAGCCGGGGTGGGTGTACATCGTGCTCGAGCCGGGCATGCGTCGCGATTTGACGGGCACGGCCCTCGACAACACGGCGGAGAACTGGCAACTGGAGATCCGCTCGGCGCGCGGGGCGGGCTGA
- the purE gene encoding 5-(carboxyamino)imidazole ribonucleotide mutase yields the protein MPPIVGVIMGSRSDWETMRHASDALAALGVSHECVVVSAHRTPDWLFEYAGGAEERGLQVIIAGAGGAAHLPGMAASKTTVPVLGVPIESNILRGMDSLLSIVQMPAGVPVGTLAIGRSGAVNAALLAASIVGVSNADVRDRLRAYRERQSQSVLAHRDPSIRLEGEAPARKPTRRKRSAD from the coding sequence CTGCCGCCGATCGTGGGCGTGATCATGGGTTCGCGTTCGGACTGGGAGACGATGCGTCACGCGAGCGATGCGCTGGCCGCGTTGGGCGTGTCGCACGAGTGCGTGGTGGTGTCGGCGCATCGCACGCCGGACTGGCTGTTTGAGTATGCCGGCGGTGCAGAGGAGCGTGGGCTGCAGGTGATCATCGCCGGCGCGGGCGGGGCGGCCCACCTACCGGGGATGGCGGCGTCGAAGACGACGGTGCCCGTGCTGGGCGTGCCGATCGAGAGCAATATCCTGCGCGGGATGGACTCGCTGTTGTCGATCGTGCAGATGCCCGCGGGCGTGCCTGTGGGGACGCTGGCGATCGGGCGGAGCGGGGCGGTGAACGCGGCCTTGCTCGCGGCATCGATCGTGGGGGTGTCGAACGCGGACGTGCGCGATCGGCTGCGGGCGTATCGCGAGCGACAGTCGCAGTCGGTGCTGGCGCACCGGGATCCGTCGATTCGTCTCGAGGGCGAGGCGCCGGCGCGGAAGCCGACCCGACGGAAGCGATCGGCGGACTAA
- a CDS encoding 5-(carboxyamino)imidazole ribonucleotide synthase, producing MIGVLGGGQLGQMIALAGLAMGLRFRFLDPSDEACAAAVGELRVGSFIDSAAIDRFVQNLDAATFEFENVPVSALHQVASRRPTYPSAKSLEVGQDRGKEKALFASVGLDVPRYVLSRTPVQLETAMEALGLPVVVKTVREGYDGKGQRVVRDEASMRSAIEALGNAEVIVERMVSFRREVSLIGVRSVTGEMAFYPLTENIHQSGMLRVSTPRADDPLQPEAERVGRAIMESLEHVGVLAIEFFVERDASGKERLLGNELAPRVHNSGHWTQDASETSQFENHLRAILGWPLGRTSLTRACVMVNMIGRVPGREELLEVRDARAWPRIHVYGKASRAGRKVGHVNVVGESLSAVESLVTALRAVTLRAEAMA from the coding sequence CTGATCGGCGTGCTTGGCGGCGGGCAGTTGGGGCAGATGATCGCGCTCGCCGGGCTGGCGATGGGCCTGCGGTTCCGGTTCCTGGATCCGAGCGATGAGGCGTGTGCGGCGGCGGTCGGTGAGTTGCGCGTCGGGTCGTTCATCGACAGCGCGGCGATCGATCGATTCGTGCAGAACCTCGACGCGGCGACGTTCGAGTTCGAGAACGTGCCGGTGTCGGCGTTGCACCAGGTCGCGTCACGCCGCCCGACGTATCCCTCGGCAAAGTCGCTCGAGGTGGGGCAGGATCGGGGGAAGGAGAAGGCGCTCTTCGCGAGCGTGGGGCTGGACGTGCCGAGGTATGTGCTGTCGCGCACGCCGGTGCAACTGGAAACGGCGATGGAGGCACTGGGGCTTCCTGTGGTGGTGAAGACAGTGCGCGAGGGGTACGACGGGAAGGGGCAGCGCGTTGTGCGTGACGAGGCGTCGATGCGGTCGGCGATCGAGGCGTTGGGGAACGCTGAGGTGATCGTGGAGCGGATGGTCTCGTTCCGCCGCGAGGTATCGCTGATCGGCGTGCGCTCGGTGACGGGGGAGATGGCGTTCTATCCGCTGACGGAAAACATCCACCAGTCGGGGATGCTTCGGGTCTCGACGCCGCGGGCGGATGATCCGCTGCAGCCCGAGGCCGAGCGCGTGGGGCGGGCGATCATGGAGTCCTTGGAGCACGTGGGCGTGCTGGCGATCGAGTTCTTTGTGGAGCGCGACGCGAGCGGGAAGGAGCGGCTGCTGGGGAACGAACTCGCGCCGCGCGTGCACAACAGCGGGCACTGGACGCAGGATGCGAGCGAGACGAGCCAGTTTGAGAACCATCTCCGCGCGATTCTGGGGTGGCCATTGGGGCGGACGTCGCTCACGCGGGCGTGCGTGATGGTGAACATGATCGGGCGCGTGCCGGGGCGAGAAGAACTGCTTGAGGTTCGTGATGCGCGTGCGTGGCCTCGGATCCACGTGTATGGGAAGGCGAGCCGGGCCGGCCGAAAGGTCGGGCACGTGAATGTGGTGGGCGAGTCGTTGTCGGCGGTGGAGTCGCTGGTCACGGCGCTGCGGGCGGTGACCCTGCGGGCCGAGGCCATGGCGTGA
- a CDS encoding flippase-like domain-containing protein — MDGTPDTTPHADAPPPRRGLKFIIQALGFVVGLALLWWCISKAFGGEDSRQSLERLRHATTGQIAALLAFSLGTLIANGLVFHQTIRPVRKIDTLDTISINAIATFLNYLPFKLSVIFRVTTHSKRDRLPLLLIGAWMAAIAAILLTVLGTITLTAYLTRHAEPLVRLAVGVGFLTVFGTCVVLVARYFAGVQGLDRLAALARATRLGFAERIVRSEHFAQIHACTAMLMSPATVTGTISLRIVDIALQAARYTTAAQILGEPLSYADAFVLASAGFFAGIVSPSGQLGTREGAIVFLAATLGVGGAKEFARVALLVTATEAIAFLVGAGLGIARLGPNRLFQPRVPR; from the coding sequence ATGGACGGCACACCCGACACCACTCCGCACGCCGATGCACCGCCCCCGCGCCGCGGCCTGAAGTTCATCATCCAGGCGCTCGGCTTCGTCGTCGGCCTGGCGCTCCTGTGGTGGTGCATCTCCAAGGCCTTCGGCGGCGAGGACAGCCGACAGAGCCTCGAGCGCCTCCGCCACGCCACCACAGGCCAGATCGCCGCACTCCTCGCCTTCTCCCTCGGCACGCTCATCGCCAACGGCCTCGTCTTCCACCAGACCATCCGCCCCGTTCGAAAGATCGACACGCTCGACACCATCTCCATCAACGCCATCGCCACCTTCCTCAACTATCTCCCCTTCAAACTCAGTGTCATCTTCCGCGTCACCACTCACTCCAAACGCGATCGACTCCCCCTGCTCCTGATCGGAGCGTGGATGGCCGCCATCGCCGCAATCCTCCTCACCGTCCTCGGCACGATCACGCTCACTGCTTATCTCACACGCCACGCCGAACCACTCGTGCGACTCGCCGTCGGCGTGGGGTTCCTCACCGTTTTCGGCACGTGCGTCGTCCTCGTCGCGCGATACTTCGCCGGCGTCCAGGGCCTCGACCGTCTCGCCGCCCTCGCTCGCGCCACGCGCCTCGGGTTCGCCGAGCGGATCGTCCGCTCTGAGCACTTCGCCCAGATCCACGCGTGCACGGCGATGCTCATGTCCCCCGCCACCGTCACGGGCACGATCTCCCTCCGCATCGTCGATATCGCCCTCCAGGCCGCCCGATACACCACCGCCGCCCAGATCCTCGGCGAGCCGCTCTCCTACGCCGACGCCTTCGTCCTCGCCTCCGCCGGGTTCTTCGCGGGGATCGTCAGCCCCAGCGGGCAACTCGGCACGCGCGAGGGCGCCATCGTCTTCCTCGCCGCGACCCTCGGCGTGGGCGGCGCCAAGGAGTTCGCCCGCGTTGCACTTCTCGTCACCGCGACCGAAGCGATCGCCTTCCTCGTCGGCGCTGGCCTGGGCATCGCCCGCCTGGGACCGAACCGCCTCTTCCAGCCGCGTGTGCCGCGCTGA
- a CDS encoding polyphosphate kinase 2 family protein, with translation MFDIDDFRVKPGSKVDLKKIDPGTTKGLNRDEGEDLLKKNRKKLDDLQYLLYAEDTRSILLVLQAMDAGGKDGTIRDVFEGVNPQGVHVTSFKAPSSEELEHDYLWRIHKATPRRGEMGVFNRSHYESVLVERVKGLAPEHVWRPRYAQINAFESHLAACGTMIVKCYLHISKEEQLERLKRRLNDPKRQWKMNPADFEERKRWDAYMEAFEDAIELCSTAACPWYIVPSDCKWYRNAVISTILVKMLEKMDPKLPRMAIDPSLFKVE, from the coding sequence ATGTTCGACATCGACGACTTCCGCGTGAAGCCTGGATCCAAGGTGGACCTCAAGAAGATCGACCCGGGGACGACCAAAGGCCTGAACAGGGACGAGGGGGAGGATCTCCTCAAGAAGAACCGGAAGAAACTGGATGATCTGCAGTATTTGCTGTACGCGGAGGACACGCGGTCGATCCTGCTCGTGTTACAGGCGATGGACGCTGGAGGCAAGGACGGGACGATCCGCGACGTGTTTGAGGGCGTGAACCCACAAGGGGTGCACGTGACCTCGTTCAAGGCGCCGTCGTCGGAGGAGTTGGAGCACGATTACCTGTGGCGGATCCACAAGGCGACGCCGAGGCGGGGTGAGATGGGGGTCTTCAACCGGTCGCACTATGAGAGCGTGCTGGTCGAGCGGGTCAAGGGTCTGGCGCCCGAGCACGTGTGGAGGCCTCGATACGCGCAGATCAACGCGTTCGAGTCGCATCTCGCCGCGTGCGGAACGATGATCGTCAAGTGCTATCTCCACATCAGCAAGGAGGAGCAACTCGAGCGATTGAAGCGACGGCTGAACGACCCCAAGCGCCAGTGGAAGATGAACCCCGCGGACTTCGAGGAGAGGAAGCGGTGGGACGCGTACATGGAGGCCTTCGAGGACGCGATCGAGTTGTGCTCGACGGCGGCGTGTCCGTGGTACATCGTGCCGTCGGACTGCAAGTGGTATCGAAACGCCGTGATCTCGACGATCCTGGTAAAGATGCTGGAGAAGATGGATCCGAAACTGCCGCGGATGGCGATCGACCCGAGTTTGTTCAAGGTCGAGTAG
- a CDS encoding PAS domain-containing protein, with translation MSEKNSTQNQGLAPRRAFVARGDSASILASSLYGVLLAIIVVAGVVWSLGTQRLERARADRDGARRTVSLLTESAVESLSDPTPSSLSSLRSLVVRVVADSGLESCSISLADGTTIASSLPSQISHDSEEKVLAGSWLGSASDEADGASIGFFSVPSSVSISSSTVVPGRGGIRVQAQRSISSSWISSATSAYGTLGGGLAAAAGWAMVSWFYRRRTRALGAIQQALRAMERGCDSASEASISDAFGAEAVAWNRLLTEREELKESMLLSQSDGPTGGKIAASGDLGSACDALWLGLVILDSKLSIKYCNGAAAVLLRTKREEIVGQSMSEIVRDKAVSGMIESIATGKNRQRTSVESRREAFANEAVGRSGGVASAAVLRFTARPLRCDESDSVMVIIEDITQQRIADESRNAFVAQASHELRTPLTSIRLYVETLLESGESDPAVRSKCINVIGTEARRLERIVGDMLSVAEIEAGALKLRVGDVRLDALFEEIQNDYKIAAEDKEITLTFDLPPKYPVLQGDRDKLSLAIHNVIGNAIKYTPVGGKVTVTANETDGRFQVAVSDTGLGIKPEEQELIFEKFYRAKDKRVGTISGSGLGLALARDVVRQHGGDISVKSELDRGSTFTIAVPLPETQGQSMAA, from the coding sequence GTGTCCGAGAAGAACAGCACACAGAACCAGGGGTTGGCGCCACGCCGAGCGTTTGTCGCGCGGGGCGACTCGGCGTCAATTCTTGCGTCGTCGCTTTACGGCGTGTTGCTCGCGATCATCGTCGTGGCGGGCGTCGTGTGGTCGCTGGGGACGCAGCGGCTCGAGCGGGCTCGTGCGGATCGCGACGGCGCACGGCGCACGGTCTCGCTCCTGACCGAGTCGGCCGTGGAATCGCTCTCGGACCCGACACCGTCGAGTCTCTCTTCGCTCCGATCGCTCGTGGTGCGCGTGGTGGCGGACTCGGGTCTGGAATCGTGCTCCATCTCGCTGGCCGACGGGACGACGATCGCGTCGTCGCTTCCCTCGCAGATCTCGCACGACAGCGAGGAGAAGGTGCTCGCGGGTTCATGGCTGGGGAGCGCGAGCGACGAGGCGGACGGGGCGTCGATCGGTTTCTTCTCGGTGCCCTCGTCGGTCTCGATCTCGTCGAGCACGGTGGTGCCGGGACGGGGCGGGATCCGGGTGCAAGCCCAGCGATCGATCAGCAGTAGTTGGATCTCGAGCGCGACGTCGGCGTATGGCACGCTCGGCGGCGGGCTCGCGGCGGCGGCGGGGTGGGCAATGGTCTCGTGGTTCTATCGGCGACGGACGCGAGCCCTGGGCGCGATCCAGCAGGCGCTGCGCGCAATGGAGCGCGGGTGCGATTCCGCGTCGGAGGCATCGATCAGCGACGCGTTCGGGGCCGAGGCGGTCGCCTGGAATCGGCTGCTCACCGAGCGTGAAGAACTGAAGGAGTCGATGCTCCTGAGCCAGAGCGATGGTCCCACGGGCGGAAAGATCGCGGCGTCGGGCGACTTGGGGAGCGCCTGCGACGCGCTCTGGCTTGGGCTCGTGATCCTGGACTCGAAACTCTCGATCAAGTATTGCAACGGGGCGGCGGCGGTGCTGCTCCGCACCAAGCGCGAGGAGATCGTCGGGCAATCGATGAGCGAGATCGTTCGGGACAAGGCCGTTTCGGGCATGATCGAATCGATCGCGACTGGCAAGAATCGGCAACGCACGAGTGTCGAGTCTCGGCGCGAGGCCTTTGCGAACGAGGCGGTGGGGCGAAGCGGTGGTGTGGCGAGCGCGGCGGTCCTGAGATTCACCGCTCGGCCTCTGCGTTGCGACGAGAGCGACTCGGTGATGGTCATCATCGAGGACATCACCCAGCAGCGGATCGCCGACGAATCGCGCAACGCGTTCGTCGCCCAGGCGAGCCACGAGTTGCGCACGCCCCTGACGAGCATCCGCCTGTATGTCGAGACGCTGCTGGAGTCTGGCGAGTCGGACCCGGCGGTGCGATCGAAATGCATCAATGTCATCGGGACGGAGGCGCGTCGATTGGAGCGGATCGTGGGCGACATGCTCTCGGTCGCGGAGATCGAGGCCGGGGCGCTCAAACTCCGCGTGGGCGACGTGCGGCTCGACGCGCTCTTCGAGGAGATCCAGAACGACTACAAGATCGCCGCGGAAGACAAGGAGATCACGCTCACGTTCGACCTGCCGCCCAAGTATCCAGTGCTGCAGGGCGACCGTGACAAGTTGTCGCTGGCGATCCACAACGTGATCGGAAACGCGATCAAGTACACGCCCGTGGGCGGGAAGGTCACGGTAACGGCGAACGAGACGGACGGGCGCTTCCAGGTTGCCGTGTCGGACACGGGCCTGGGGATCAAGCCCGAGGAGCAGGAGTTGATCTTCGAGAAGTTCTATCGCGCCAAGGACAAGCGCGTGGGGACCATCTCCGGCTCGGGGCTTGGGTTGGCGCTCGCGCGTGATGTTGTGCGGCAGCACGGTGGGGACATCTCGGTCAAGAGCGAACTCGATCGCGGGAGCACGTTCACGATCGCGGTCCCGCTCCCGGAGACGCAGGGACAGTCGATGGCGGCGTGA
- a CDS encoding STAS domain-containing protein produces MDIQEQRQGAVTVIKPCGPLALGDADQFKTTLLDAMSRSLGRLVIDATAMAYVDSRGLEVLVEASDEASQGGHALRVFGLNETVREVLELTDLTGKFEHFEDVTQAVRSYL; encoded by the coding sequence ATGGACATCCAGGAGCAGAGACAGGGTGCCGTTACGGTGATCAAGCCGTGCGGCCCGCTCGCGCTCGGTGACGCGGACCAGTTCAAGACGACGCTCCTGGACGCGATGTCGCGCAGCCTCGGGCGCCTCGTGATCGACGCGACGGCGATGGCGTATGTGGACAGCCGGGGGCTGGAGGTTCTGGTCGAGGCGAGCGACGAAGCGTCGCAGGGGGGGCACGCGCTGCGTGTCTTTGGGTTGAATGAGACGGTGCGCGAGGTGCTGGAACTCACGGACCTGACGGGAAAGTTCGAGCACTTTGAGGACGTGACCCAGGCGGTCCGGAGTTATCTGTGA
- the tadA gene encoding Flp pilus assembly complex ATPase component TadA translates to MSQSTPNEHDHTNAGQPAPGRRLRFGEILVQSGELTKEQLERALREQTRTNRMLGELLVEQGMISSATLVRALAMALGVKGCQLRHGLIDPGVLALVGAEEAERLRAIPLFKVHGDITVAMAEPQNLPAIDRLRQLTGCRVRPVLALESEILEFVRKYAAGNVDVDAFLRNLESSDVEVVEKESVDEGPLTEIDTQIAGSPIVNLVNVAFLRAVNDKASDIHIEPDSSHGGKATRIRYRINGVLRDLMRPPPGMHSAIVSRVKVIGKMDIAEKRLPQEGRVRIIAEGREIDLRVSTIPTLLGEKIVVRILDKSNLKVRMEDLGFRDETLASFRRALEQSHGLCLVTGPTGSGKTTTLYSALDLLRSPEVNIVTVEDPVEYQLELVNQIQVVEAIGMTFARALRSILRQDPDIIMVGEIRDQETAKVAVQAALTGHLVLATLHTNDAPGAAARLIDMGVEPYLLSSAFNGAVAQRLTRTICSHCATKYYPAEQVLRDAGIWTEQEAKAPRAFRKGAGCPHCYDSGFLGRCGVYEVFEVTPETRRMIHNARPTHELREAMRRHGVLTLREEGVLLAIAGKTSLEEILRVTQDDDAETSKPQPEDVREAA, encoded by the coding sequence GTGAGCCAATCGACGCCGAACGAGCACGATCACACGAACGCGGGCCAGCCCGCGCCGGGTCGTCGTCTGCGCTTCGGCGAGATCCTGGTGCAATCGGGCGAACTCACGAAGGAACAGTTGGAGCGGGCGCTGCGCGAGCAGACTCGGACCAACCGGATGCTGGGCGAGTTGCTCGTCGAGCAGGGGATGATCTCGAGCGCGACGCTGGTGCGGGCGCTGGCGATGGCGTTGGGCGTCAAGGGTTGCCAGTTGCGCCACGGGCTGATCGATCCGGGCGTCCTGGCGCTGGTCGGGGCCGAGGAGGCCGAGCGACTGCGGGCGATCCCGCTCTTCAAGGTGCACGGCGACATCACGGTCGCGATGGCCGAGCCGCAGAATCTTCCGGCCATCGATCGGTTGCGGCAGTTGACGGGTTGTCGCGTGCGTCCGGTGCTGGCGCTCGAGTCGGAGATCCTGGAGTTTGTGCGGAAGTATGCGGCGGGCAACGTGGACGTCGATGCGTTCCTGCGGAATCTTGAGTCTTCGGATGTCGAAGTTGTCGAGAAGGAGTCGGTCGATGAGGGTCCCCTCACCGAGATCGACACGCAGATCGCGGGGAGCCCGATCGTCAATCTTGTGAACGTCGCGTTCCTTCGCGCCGTGAACGACAAGGCGAGCGACATCCACATCGAGCCCGACTCGTCGCATGGCGGGAAGGCGACGCGGATCCGCTATCGGATCAATGGCGTGTTACGCGACCTGATGCGCCCGCCGCCGGGGATGCACTCGGCGATCGTCTCGCGCGTGAAGGTGATCGGGAAGATGGACATCGCCGAGAAGCGTCTGCCCCAGGAGGGTCGCGTGCGGATCATCGCCGAGGGGCGCGAGATCGACCTGCGTGTCTCGACGATCCCCACGCTGCTGGGCGAGAAGATCGTGGTGCGCATCCTTGACAAGAGCAACCTCAAGGTGCGCATGGAGGACCTGGGCTTCCGCGACGAGACGCTCGCGAGTTTCCGTCGGGCACTCGAGCAGTCGCACGGGCTCTGCCTCGTCACCGGCCCAACGGGGAGCGGCAAGACCACGACACTCTACTCGGCCCTCGATCTGCTGCGCTCGCCCGAGGTGAACATCGTGACCGTCGAGGATCCGGTCGAGTACCAACTCGAACTGGTGAACCAGATCCAGGTCGTCGAGGCGATCGGGATGACCTTCGCGAGGGCGCTGCGGAGCATCCTGCGTCAGGACCCCGACATCATCATGGTTGGGGAGATCCGCGACCAGGAGACCGCGAAGGTCGCGGTGCAGGCGGCGCTCACGGGGCATCTCGTGCTCGCGACACTGCACACCAACGACGCACCCGGAGCGGCGGCACGACTGATCGACATGGGCGTTGAGCCGTATTTGCTCTCGAGCGCGTTCAATGGCGCGGTGGCCCAGCGCCTGACGCGGACGATCTGCTCGCACTGCGCGACGAAGTATTACCCGGCGGAGCAGGTGCTGCGTGACGCGGGGATCTGGACGGAGCAGGAGGCCAAGGCGCCACGCGCATTCCGTAAGGGTGCCGGTTGTCCACACTGCTACGACAGCGGATTTCTTGGGCGCTGCGGCGTGTATGAGGTCTTCGAGGTCACGCCCGAGACGCGTCGCATGATCCACAACGCCCGCCCCACGCACGAACTCCGCGAGGCGATGCGTCGGCACGGCGTGCTCACGCTGCGAGAGGAGGGCGTGCTCCTGGCGATCGCGGGCAAGACGAGCCTGGAGGAAATCCTCCGCGTCACGCAGGATGATGATGCCGAGACGAGCAAGCCGCAGCCTGAGGATGTGAGGGAGGCGGCATGA
- a CDS encoding type II secretion system F family protein has translation MRFTYQGFDAAGKAVNGHVDASDRHEAGEVLRRRGVFATSIDDDGTGAKVTLRGPGGGKKGGTREVATLLRELSVLVGSGTPVVEALGSLERQIGPGPWHDTIAEVRSSVEEGAQLSDAMARHPGTFNGVVRSLVAAGETGGRLDAMLDRLAKLVRQQLKVRTTLIGAMVYPTVLIAISMFVLTILVVFVMPRFRGLFETLQTPLPPTTKFVMGVSDLVRGQWPIILGVLVSAVVGATMYLKSEAGKRFRDTAMVRLPQIGRVTRNFATARITRVLGVLLEGHVPMLEAMALTRESVPNRLYQDVMARAEDAVSRGESFSSVLHESGLFAPSVVEAIRTGEKSGKMSGVMLQLSDHMDEDNEVLIKTATGLIEPLILLLLGVVVGMVALSMFLPLFDLAGSTGSGGGGGGGA, from the coding sequence ATGAGGTTCACCTACCAGGGCTTCGATGCCGCCGGCAAGGCGGTGAACGGGCACGTCGACGCGAGCGATCGGCACGAGGCCGGCGAGGTGCTGCGCCGCCGCGGTGTCTTTGCGACATCGATCGACGATGATGGCACGGGTGCAAAGGTTACCTTGCGAGGACCCGGCGGAGGCAAGAAAGGCGGCACGCGCGAGGTCGCGACGCTCCTTCGGGAACTCTCCGTGCTCGTCGGCTCCGGGACGCCCGTCGTCGAGGCGCTCGGCTCGCTCGAGCGCCAGATCGGGCCTGGCCCATGGCACGACACAATCGCGGAGGTTCGATCGAGCGTTGAGGAGGGCGCCCAGCTCTCCGACGCGATGGCGAGGCATCCTGGCACATTCAACGGCGTGGTCCGTAGCCTCGTGGCGGCGGGCGAAACGGGCGGACGCCTCGACGCGATGCTCGATCGTCTCGCGAAACTCGTGCGTCAGCAACTCAAGGTGCGGACGACACTCATCGGGGCCATGGTGTATCCGACGGTGCTCATCGCGATCTCGATGTTCGTGCTGACGATTCTTGTGGTCTTTGTGATGCCCCGGTTCCGCGGGCTCTTCGAGACGCTCCAGACGCCACTCCCGCCCACGACCAAGTTTGTGATGGGCGTCAGCGATCTCGTCCGCGGGCAATGGCCGATCATCCTGGGTGTCCTTGTCTCGGCGGTCGTCGGGGCGACGATGTACCTCAAGAGCGAGGCCGGGAAGCGGTTCCGAGACACCGCCATGGTGCGCCTGCCGCAGATCGGCCGTGTGACGCGGAACTTTGCGACGGCGAGGATCACGCGCGTGCTGGGCGTCTTGCTCGAGGGGCACGTGCCGATGCTCGAGGCGATGGCGCTCACGCGCGAATCGGTGCCCAATCGTTTGTATCAGGATGTGATGGCGAGGGCGGAAGACGCCGTCTCTCGAGGCGAGTCGTTCAGCAGCGTGCTGCACGAGTCGGGCCTGTTCGCACCATCGGTGGTCGAGGCGATCCGGACGGGCGAGAAGTCCGGGAAGATGAGCGGCGTGATGCTGCAACTCTCGGACCACATGGACGAGGACAACGAGGTGCTCATCAAGACGGCGACGGGCCTGATCGAACCGCTGATTCTTCTGCTATTGGGTGTCGTCGTCGGCATGGTGGCGCTCAGCATGTTCCTGCCGCTCTTCGATCTGGCGGGTTCAACAGGCTCGGGCGGCGGCGGAGGGGGTGGCGCATGA
- a CDS encoding prepilin-type N-terminal cleavage/methylation domain-containing protein produces MRRLNGFSMIELVIVVVIIGIIAAIAVPRMSRGAAGAAEGSLTANLNVLRSALDLYATEHGGAYPTAANVVGALTTYTDDTGAVSATKTGAYIYGPYVRAIPVLPVGAKKGANGIAAADAAGIGWIYVDTTGKISANTTTETDAKGTLFSAY; encoded by the coding sequence ATGCGTCGTCTGAACGGATTCAGCATGATCGAACTGGTGATCGTGGTCGTGATCATCGGCATCATCGCCGCGATCGCGGTCCCGCGCATGAGCCGGGGCGCCGCCGGCGCCGCCGAGGGCTCGCTCACCGCGAATCTCAACGTCCTGCGTAGCGCGCTCGACCTGTACGCGACCGAGCACGGCGGGGCCTACCCGACCGCCGCGAACGTCGTGGGCGCCCTGACGACCTACACCGACGATACCGGCGCGGTCTCGGCGACCAAGACCGGCGCGTACATCTATGGCCCGTACGTCCGGGCGATCCCGGTGCTCCCGGTCGGCGCCAAGAAGGGTGCGAACGGAATCGCCGCCGCCGACGCCGCGGGCATCGGCTGGATCTACGTGGACACCACCGGCAAGATCAGCGCGAACACGACCACCGAGACCGACGCGAAGGGCACCCTCTTCAGCGCGTACTAG
- a CDS encoding prepilin-type N-terminal cleavage/methylation domain-containing protein, with protein sequence MEHQRPWCHQACGPHLAGRRRFRAAFTLIELVMVVVIVGVVAAIAIPRFANASSRYRVDLAAARVASDIELTRDTARSVSASMTVRFVEGSARYGSVASNPGALNIGPTTPKPGFVSNISGEPYFAYVAAAKFGTGPQLDITPYGAFDSDGLVIVTNGTWGGAISVDSKTGTITRTIFIWPAVLANPEGDTPSDVAALLPESKPRNRTLDTAPDTDLDAVAGNNVRVSK encoded by the coding sequence ATGGAACATCAACGGCCATGGTGTCATCAGGCGTGCGGCCCGCATCTCGCGGGCCGTCGCCGTTTCCGTGCAGCGTTCACACTCATCGAACTCGTCATGGTCGTGGTGATCGTGGGCGTGGTGGCGGCGATCGCGATCCCGCGATTTGCCAACGCCTCGTCCCGATATCGCGTGGACCTTGCCGCCGCCCGCGTCGCGAGCGACATCGAACTCACGCGCGACACCGCGCGGTCCGTCAGCGCCTCGATGACGGTCCGTTTCGTCGAGGGCTCGGCCCGCTACGGCTCGGTCGCGAGCAATCCCGGCGCCCTCAACATCGGGCCCACCACGCCCAAGCCGGGCTTCGTGAGCAACATCAGCGGCGAGCCGTACTTCGCCTATGTTGCCGCCGCCAAGTTCGGCACGGGTCCGCAACTCGATATCACGCCCTATGGCGCCTTCGACTCTGATGGTCTGGTGATCGTGACCAACGGCACGTGGGGCGGGGCGATCTCGGTCGATTCCAAGACGGGCACGATCACACGAACGATCTTCATCTGGCCGGCGGTTCTTGCCAATCCAGAAGGGGACACACCTTCCGATGTGGCCGCGCTCCTTCCCGAGTCCAAGCCGCGCAATCGCACTCTCGACACGGCTCCGGACACGGACCTCGACGCCGTCGCCGGGAACAACGTCCGTGTATCAAAATAA